The nucleotide sequence TACGTATATCATGTTTTACTAACTTTTTGGATTTTCCATGTATACTTCTCCGTCCCAAAGGGAGAAATATATTTTTCGGTGAGATTTACCTCCGATATTGGAAGCTGTTAGATCTATATTCGCTTTGCGGACTAAATCCAATACGGATTCCACATTCTTTTCGCCGATTTCCACGATCCTCTTTACTTCCTCAATTTTATCTTCTTCGGGGGAGAACATGGACGCACCGCCGAAAACTTTGCAAACGAATCTGCCGGGTCTTTCTCCTAATTTTTGGAATTGTTTTAGGAAAGTTTCCAGCGCATCGTCCGCATATTTCGGATGGGGCTCCGTAATATGGGAGGGTCTTTTCGGCAACATGATATGAGCCATTCCGCCCACTTTGGAATAAGGATGCCAAAAACATAATGCTACGCAGGAACCTAAAAGTGTGCGGATCCTTGTACCATTTTCCCCCCAATAGAAACCTCCCGGTTGTAGGAAAATATCCCGTACGATCTCAGGTTCCATTTTTTAGCCGGCAGATACTACGTTAGCCG is from Leptospira sp. WS58.C1 and encodes:
- a CDS encoding chemotaxis protein CheD; its protein translation is MEPEIVRDIFLQPGGFYWGENGTRIRTLLGSCVALCFWHPYSKVGGMAHIMLPKRPSHITEPHPKYADDALETFLKQFQKLGERPGRFVCKVFGGASMFSPEEDKIEEVKRIVEIGEKNVESVLDLVRKANIDLTASNIGGKSHRKIYFSLWDGEVYMENPKS